Within the Pseudomonas fulva genome, the region ATATGGTCACCGGTGACCCGATCCATGCCGGCGGCGCTGAGCGCGGCACCCCGGAACAGGTTGCCACCGCCAATCACCACCCCCACCTGCACGCCGATACCGACCAGCTGGCCGACTTCCAGCGCCATGCGATCGAGCACCTTGGGATCGATGCCGAAATCTTCCGAGCCCATCAGGGCCTCGCCGCTGAGTTTGAGCAGAATGCGCTTGTAGCGCGGTTGACGACCACTCACCTGCTGAGCCATTACCATTCTCTCCTGCGGCGTAATAAAAACCTGCGAACCGAGTGGCTCGCATATCGAGCGCTTCGACAGCGCTCACGACCGTGAGTGCCACCGGCACCGACCGTCGTTTCGAAAAAAATCCCCTTTGAAAAAGAGGCCGCGCGCGTGAGCGGGCAGCCTCTTCTGGGGCGCTAGCTAAGCAGTTATCACTGCTTGCTGGCAGCAACCTGAGCAGCAACTTCGGCAGCGAAGTCGGTCTCGGCCTTCTCGATGCCCTCGCCCACTTCGTAACGAACGAAGGAAACGACTTCGGCACCGGCTTTCTTCACCAGGTCACCGACCTTGACTTCCGGATCCATGATGAAGGCTTGCTCGACCAGGCTGGCTTCGGCCAGGAACTTGGCGATACGGCCCTTGACCATGTTCTCGACGATGTTTTCCGGCTTGCCGGCGATCTTCTCGGCGTTGAGCTGCAGGAAGATTTCCTTTTCCTTGGCAACCAGTTCCTCGGAAACCTGGTCCGGGGAAACAACGGCCGGGTTGGACGCCGCCACGTGCATGGCGACGTGCTTGGCCAGCTCGTCGTTACCGCCCTTGAGGACCACCAGAACACCGATGCGGTGGCCGTGCAGGTAAGCACCAACGGTGTCACCGGAAACGGCGGTCAGACGACGGATGTTGACGTTCTCGCCGCACTTGGCAACCAGCGCTTCACGAGCGGATTCGCGCGAGGCGATCAGCGGAGCGGCTTCGCTCAGGTTCTTCTCGAAGGCTTCGTCCAGGCTTTCCTTGACGAAGGCCTTGAAGTCGTCCTGCAGAGCCAGGAAGTCGGTCTGCGAGTTGACTTCGATGATCAGGCCACGGTTGCCTTCGACGCGAACGGCGATGGAACCTTCGGCAGCGATGTTGCCAGCCTTCTTGGCGGCCTTGATGGCGCCCGAAGCGCGCATGTCATCGATCGCTTTCTCGATGTCGCCACCAGCGGCAACCAGGGCCTTCTTGCACTCCATCATGCCTTGGCCGGTACGCTCGCGCAGTTCCTTGACCAGTGCTGCAGTAATCTCTGCCATCTTGAAAATCCTCTTGGTAGGTCTTCAACCATCACCCGCAGGGCGGGCGATCAAATCTGTGAGTGACAAAAAGGGGGCCTAGCCCCCTTTTTGCGCAGCGCATAACACGAGATGCTCTGCGTTACCGCTTAGCCTTCGGCAGCTTCTGCGGCCGGTGCTTCTTCGACGAACTCTTCGGTAGCGCCGCCGGTGTTGCTGCGACCACGGATCACAGCGTCGGCCATGGCACCCATGTACAGCTGGATGGCGCGGATGGCGTCGTCGTTACCCGGGATGATGTAGTCAACGCCTTCCGGGCTGCTGTTGGTATCGACAACGCCGATGACCGGGATGCCCAGCTTGTTGGCTTCGGTGATCGCGATGCGCTCGTGATCGACGTCGATGACGAACAGTGCGTCCGGCAGGCCGCCCATGTCCTTGATACCGCCCAGGCTGCGATCCAGTTTTTCCAGATCACGGGTGCGCATCAGGGCTTCTTTCTTGGTCAGCTTGCTGAAGGTACCGTCCTGGGACTGTACTTCCAGATCGCGCAGACGCTTGATCGAGGCACGGATGGTCTTGTAGTTGGTGAGCATGCCGCCCAACCAGCGATGATCGACGAACGGCGAGCCGCAACGAGCTGCTTCTTCGCGAACGATCTTGCCAGCGGAACGCTTGGTGCCGACGAACAGGATCTTGTTCTTGCCAGCAGCCAGCTTTTCAACGAACGACAGGGCGTCGTTGAACATCGGCAGGGTCTTTTCCAGGTTGATGATGTGAATCTTGTTGCGCGCGCCGAAAATGTACTTGCCCATTTTCGGGTTCCAGTAACGGGTCTGGTGGCCGAAGTGCACACCGGCCTTCAGCATATCGCGCATATTGACTTGGGACATGATAGTTCCTTGATAAGTCGGGTTAGGCCTCCACGCATCCCAATTCCCAACCCTTGCGGGCACCCAGGAAATCGTGTCGATACGTGTGTGGGGTTAGGCTTTCGGGGTCTACCCCGTAAAGCGGCGCGTTTTATACCACAGGAAGCAGCCGTAAGCTACAAGCAGCAAGCCATAAGCCGAGTGGCTGACTCCCTGAACCACTCGAGCCTAGCTCAAGATCGGCGCCCTGCTCGTACTTGTAGCTTGCAGCTTGTGGCCTGCAGCTTAGAATGGCGTCCTTTACAGAGCTACCGAGATCACCATGACCGTCACCCTGAAGACGCCCGACGAAATCGAGAAAATGCGCATCGCCGGTCGCCTGGCCGCCGACGTGCTGGAGATGATCGCCGAGCACGTCAAACCCGGCGTCACCACGGACGAACTCAATACCATCTGCCACAACTATATCGTCGACGTGCAGAAGGCCATCCCCGCCCCGCTCAACTACGGTGCGGCGCCGGGCCGCCCGGGTTTTCCGAAATCCATCTGCACCTCGCTCAACCATGTGGTGTGCCACGGCATCCCCAACGACAAGCCGCTCAAGGAAGGTGATGTGATGAACATCGACATCACCGTGATCAAGGACGGCTACTACGGCGACACCAGCCGCATGTTTCACGTCGGCAAGGTGCCGGAGTGGGCCGAGCGCCTGTCGCGTGTCACCCAGGAATGCCTTTATAAAGGTATCGAAGTGGTTCGCCCCGGCGCGCGCCTCGGCGATATCGGCGAAGTGATCCAGAAGCACGCCGAGAAGAACGGCTTCTCGGTGGTACGCGAGTTCTGCGGCCACGGCATCGGCTCGGTGTTTCACGAGGATCCGCAGGTGCTGCACTACGGCCGCGCCGGCACCGGCATGGAGCTCCAGCAAGGCATGACCTTCACCATCGAGCCGATGATCAACCAGGGCCGCCCGGAAACCCGCGTGCTGGGCGACGGCTGGACCGCGATCACCAAGGATCGCAAGTTGTCCGCCCAATGGGAGCACACCTTGCTGGTCACCGCAGACGGCTACGAGATCTTTACCCTGCGCAGCGACGACACCATCGCCCGCACCTCGGCCTGATACGAGCACCCACCTATAGATGAAGGAAGGCCGCCGCATGTCGCTGCTAGACGCCGAGTTGTTCGATCGC harbors:
- the tsf gene encoding translation elongation factor Ts, with protein sequence MAEITAALVKELRERTGQGMMECKKALVAAGGDIEKAIDDMRASGAIKAAKKAGNIAAEGSIAVRVEGNRGLIIEVNSQTDFLALQDDFKAFVKESLDEAFEKNLSEAAPLIASRESAREALVAKCGENVNIRRLTAVSGDTVGAYLHGHRIGVLVVLKGGNDELAKHVAMHVAASNPAVVSPDQVSEELVAKEKEIFLQLNAEKIAGKPENIVENMVKGRIAKFLAEASLVEQAFIMDPEVKVGDLVKKAGAEVVSFVRYEVGEGIEKAETDFAAEVAAQVAASKQ
- the rpsB gene encoding 30S ribosomal protein S2, yielding MSQVNMRDMLKAGVHFGHQTRYWNPKMGKYIFGARNKIHIINLEKTLPMFNDALSFVEKLAAGKNKILFVGTKRSAGKIVREEAARCGSPFVDHRWLGGMLTNYKTIRASIKRLRDLEVQSQDGTFSKLTKKEALMRTRDLEKLDRSLGGIKDMGGLPDALFVIDVDHERIAITEANKLGIPVIGVVDTNSSPEGVDYIIPGNDDAIRAIQLYMGAMADAVIRGRSNTGGATEEFVEEAPAAEAAEG
- the map gene encoding type I methionyl aminopeptidase gives rise to the protein MTVTLKTPDEIEKMRIAGRLAADVLEMIAEHVKPGVTTDELNTICHNYIVDVQKAIPAPLNYGAAPGRPGFPKSICTSLNHVVCHGIPNDKPLKEGDVMNIDITVIKDGYYGDTSRMFHVGKVPEWAERLSRVTQECLYKGIEVVRPGARLGDIGEVIQKHAEKNGFSVVREFCGHGIGSVFHEDPQVLHYGRAGTGMELQQGMTFTIEPMINQGRPETRVLGDGWTAITKDRKLSAQWEHTLLVTADGYEIFTLRSDDTIARTSA